ACTCAACGACGGCGGGTTTCTCTTAACCCCTGGAGCTTCCGTCGACTTAACCGCACCCGCGGGATGGTCCGGCCGCATATGGGGCCGAACAGGCTGCAACTTCGATGGCTCAGGCGCCGGAAGATGCCTCACCGGAGACTGCGGTAACAAACTAAAATGCGCGGGCGCAGGAGGAGTTCCACCGGTCACACTCGCCGAGTTCACAATCGGCAACGGCGGCGGACAGGACTTCTACGACGTCAGCCTCGTCGACGGCTACAACGTCCAGATGGGAATCACGACGCGAGACGGATCAGGCGATTGCCAAAACGTTGGATGCGTTTCGGACCTGAACGGGAGCTGTCCGAACGAACTACGCGTTATGGACGGAGGAAACGTTGTGGCATGTAAGAGCGCTTGCGCGGCGTTTAACAAACCGGAATATTGTTGCACCGGTGCGTTCGATAAGCCGGAGACTTGTCCGCCGACGGATTACTCGAGGATATTCAAAGCAGCTTGCCCTAAAGCCTACAGCTACGCATACGACGA
This genomic interval from Brassica napus cultivar Da-Ae chromosome A6, Da-Ae, whole genome shotgun sequence contains the following:
- the LOC106346969 gene encoding pathogenesis-related protein 5-like gives rise to the protein MANFSGSHLLFFSFIIATGTLSVVSGTVFTIVNSCSFNVWPGVLTGNGAQLNDGGFLLTPGASVDLTAPAGWSGRIWGRTGCNFDGSGAGRCLTGDCGNKLKCAGAGGVPPVTLAEFTIGNGGGQDFYDVSLVDGYNVQMGITTRDGSGDCQNVGCVSDLNGSCPNELRVMDGGNVVACKSACAAFNKPEYCCTGAFDKPETCPPTDYSRIFKAACPKAYSYAYDDASSTFTCTNANYSVVFCPRS